A genome region from Kaistia algarum includes the following:
- a CDS encoding UbiH/UbiF family hydroxylase: protein MSSFDVLVIGAGPAGLAAAILAQQAGATTALLAPRLEARDRRTVAMLGVSVDILKQAGIFAAVEGVSAPMRTMRLVDSTRRLIRAPLVEFHASEIGREVFGYNIPHAALVSALEQAATAIGVERIDGVAASIEPDLDAVTVVTGAGDTITARLLGAADGRRSPGREAAGIGVRSWSYPQSALVVNTAHALPHDDVSTEFHTETGPFTLVPLPGLHSAVVCVERPAEAERLMGLSDDALAAEFERRSHFLLGAIRIDGPRQVFPLTGLAARKFAARRIALIGEAAHVFPPIGAQGLNLGLRDAAVFANVIAGHLADPGSAAALSAYDRGRTGDVFTRTAGVDALNRTLLTSFLPVQAARGIGLFAMDRLPALKRAAMRRALAPHL, encoded by the coding sequence ATGTCGAGCTTCGATGTCCTGGTGATTGGTGCCGGACCGGCCGGGCTTGCCGCGGCGATACTGGCGCAGCAGGCCGGCGCCACGACGGCCCTCCTCGCGCCGAGGCTTGAGGCGCGCGACCGCCGCACGGTCGCCATGCTCGGCGTCTCGGTCGATATCCTGAAGCAGGCCGGCATCTTCGCCGCGGTTGAGGGCGTCTCGGCACCGATGCGCACCATGCGGCTCGTTGATTCGACGCGCCGGCTGATCAGGGCGCCGCTGGTCGAGTTCCACGCCAGCGAGATCGGCAGGGAGGTCTTCGGCTACAACATTCCCCATGCCGCGCTGGTGAGCGCGCTGGAGCAGGCGGCGACGGCGATCGGCGTGGAGCGCATCGACGGCGTTGCCGCGTCGATCGAGCCGGATCTGGACGCTGTCACCGTCGTGACCGGCGCCGGCGACACGATCACCGCGCGCCTCCTCGGTGCCGCCGATGGCCGCCGTTCGCCGGGCCGCGAGGCGGCCGGCATCGGCGTCCGCAGCTGGTCCTATCCGCAATCCGCCCTCGTCGTGAACACGGCCCATGCCCTGCCGCATGACGATGTCTCGACGGAGTTTCATACCGAGACCGGCCCGTTCACCCTCGTGCCGCTGCCGGGTCTGCATTCGGCTGTCGTCTGTGTCGAGCGGCCTGCCGAGGCGGAGCGGCTGATGGGCTTGAGCGACGATGCGCTGGCGGCGGAGTTCGAGCGGCGGTCGCATTTCCTGCTGGGTGCGATCCGCATCGACGGCCCGCGCCAGGTCTTTCCGCTGACCGGCCTGGCGGCCCGCAAATTTGCGGCAAGACGAATCGCGCTCATCGGCGAGGCGGCGCATGTCTTCCCGCCGATCGGGGCGCAGGGGCTCAATCTCGGCCTTCGCGATGCGGCCGTGTTCGCCAATGTCATCGCCGGACACCTCGCCGATCCGGGCTCGGCGGCAGCGCTCTCAGCCTATGACAGGGGCCGCACCGGCGACGTCTTCACGCGCACGGCCGGCGTCGACGCTCTGAACCGGACCCTGCTCACCAGCTTCCTTCCGGTGCAGGCGGCGCGTGGCATCGGCCTGTTCGCGATGGACCGTCTGCCGGCGCTGAAGCGCGCCGCCATGCGCCGGGCGCTGGCGCCGCATCTTTAG
- the xdhC gene encoding xanthine dehydrogenase accessory protein XdhC, with protein MRLWQRLKDELEHHGIAAMASVIGMQGSTPREAGARVVALPDGSFFGTIGGGTLEWRALADLQALLSRPSPRPFQLRSIALGPELGQCCGGRVELAYEMFGPEQREAIERLATLEAEGPFRTRAAIAGEAALDREVDATGSVAIGSVRRMGARIEEGFGEAPRRLFLYGAGHVGRALVLALAPLPFETIWIDPRPDAFPARVPANVRCIEAGDPPSMLVDAGEGDFVLVMTHNHGLDLAITEAALKRPGIAYLGVIGSASKRARFRRLLGEAGLARTDVDRMTTPIGIAGIRSKLPAAIAASVASDLLIRDEAARHAAMIAEAAPLPAIPSRKVV; from the coding sequence ATGCGCCTCTGGCAGCGCCTGAAGGACGAACTGGAGCATCACGGCATTGCCGCGATGGCCAGCGTCATCGGCATGCAGGGCTCGACGCCGCGCGAGGCCGGCGCCCGTGTCGTGGCGCTTCCGGATGGTTCGTTCTTTGGCACGATCGGCGGCGGAACGCTCGAATGGCGCGCGCTGGCTGATCTTCAGGCCCTGCTCTCCCGCCCGTCGCCAAGGCCGTTCCAGCTTCGCTCGATCGCGCTCGGGCCAGAGCTCGGCCAATGCTGCGGCGGCCGGGTTGAACTCGCCTATGAGATGTTCGGCCCGGAGCAGCGCGAGGCGATCGAACGACTTGCCACGCTGGAGGCGGAGGGACCGTTCCGCACCCGCGCCGCCATCGCCGGCGAGGCAGCTCTCGACCGCGAGGTCGATGCCACGGGCAGCGTCGCCATCGGCTCGGTCCGCCGAATGGGCGCGCGGATTGAGGAAGGTTTCGGCGAGGCGCCGCGCCGGCTCTTTCTCTACGGCGCCGGCCATGTCGGCCGCGCCTTAGTGCTGGCGCTGGCGCCGCTCCCATTCGAGACGATCTGGATCGATCCGCGCCCCGATGCCTTCCCGGCCCGCGTTCCGGCCAATGTCCGCTGCATCGAGGCGGGAGATCCGCCTTCAATGCTCGTCGATGCCGGGGAGGGCGATTTCGTCCTGGTGATGACCCATAATCACGGCCTCGATCTCGCCATCACCGAAGCGGCGCTGAAACGGCCCGGCATCGCCTATCTGGGCGTCATCGGCAGCGCTTCGAAGCGTGCCCGCTTCCGCCGACTGCTGGGCGAGGCAGGGTTGGCGAGGACCGATGTCGACCGGATGACCACGCCGATCGGCATTGCCGGCATCCGCTCCAAGCTGCCGGCGGCGATCGCCGCCTCGGTGGCATCGGACTTGCTGATACGCGATGAGGCTGCGCGTCATGCGGCCATGATTGCCGAAGCGGCCCCGCTTCCGGCCATCCCTTCTCGAAAGGTCGTCTGA
- the uraH gene encoding hydroxyisourate hydrolase, producing the protein MGRLTTHVLDIATGRPAGGLAIELFRVDDELSFVRAVTTNDDGRVDEPLLEGEALAAGVYELRFHAGDYLRQSSARLTDPPFLDVIPIRFGIADPSQHYHVPLLLSPYGYSTYRGS; encoded by the coding sequence ATGGGCCGTCTCACCACGCATGTTCTGGATATTGCCACCGGCAGGCCCGCTGGCGGTCTCGCCATCGAATTGTTCCGCGTCGACGACGAATTGAGCTTCGTGCGCGCGGTAACGACGAATGACGATGGCCGTGTCGACGAGCCCTTGCTGGAGGGCGAAGCGTTGGCGGCCGGCGTCTACGAGCTGCGGTTCCACGCCGGCGACTATCTGCGCCAGTCGTCCGCCCGGCTCACGGACCCGCCTTTTCTTGATGTGATCCCGATCCGATTCGGCATTGCCGACCCATCGCAGCATTATCATGTGCCGTTGCTGCTCTCGCCTTACGGCTATTCGACCTATCGGGGCAGCTGA
- a CDS encoding MFS transporter: MVLSFASARLVMALFFVYSFGISNWLIRIPDVQHMLGLEPAQLAICLIGMPVGLVISMAFSGMVVERFGAANAIRYGFIFLIAALLLPPLAGNATWLFFALVAVGLSMGAVEVGVNVAADRIGVALGRTIMSRCHGFWSLGLMAGGAVGSAAAAFGLAPYQHMILVAVFALVASQLFGARMPQFRTPVTENAEKTPVFVLPPRNIVLLCFFGFGMLLVEGAITDWSAIYLRDVFGAKPPVTGFAFTAFGGVMAVGRLAGDYLSMRFGPVTMARVCCSIGLAGLTLMVLATSPLFVILGAAAAGFGVSIIFPLAVSAAAGREGSSAVNVAALSLLSFTGFLIGPPVIGFVTEFAGLRIGLGTLLIPALASLLLSGQVRVRPRRIEPDAIGAVRSGA; this comes from the coding sequence ATGGTCCTCTCCTTCGCTTCGGCGCGCCTCGTCATGGCGCTGTTCTTCGTCTATTCGTTCGGAATATCGAACTGGCTGATCCGCATTCCGGACGTGCAGCACATGCTGGGCCTGGAGCCGGCGCAGCTGGCGATCTGCCTGATCGGCATGCCGGTCGGCCTCGTCATCTCGATGGCGTTTTCCGGGATGGTCGTGGAGCGCTTTGGCGCCGCCAACGCCATCCGCTATGGCTTCATCTTCCTGATCGCGGCACTGCTGCTGCCTCCGCTAGCGGGCAACGCGACCTGGCTGTTCTTCGCGCTGGTCGCGGTCGGGCTCTCGATGGGCGCAGTCGAGGTCGGCGTGAACGTCGCGGCGGACCGGATCGGCGTCGCACTCGGACGCACGATCATGTCGCGCTGCCACGGCTTCTGGAGCCTTGGCCTGATGGCGGGCGGTGCCGTGGGCTCGGCCGCGGCGGCCTTTGGCCTGGCGCCCTATCAGCACATGATTCTCGTCGCGGTGTTTGCGCTCGTCGCCTCGCAGCTTTTCGGTGCGCGCATGCCGCAATTCCGCACCCCGGTCACGGAAAATGCCGAAAAGACCCCGGTCTTCGTGCTGCCGCCGCGCAACATCGTGCTGCTGTGCTTCTTCGGCTTCGGCATGCTGCTGGTCGAGGGCGCGATAACCGACTGGAGCGCCATCTATCTGCGCGACGTATTCGGTGCCAAACCGCCGGTCACCGGCTTCGCCTTCACGGCCTTTGGCGGCGTCATGGCGGTGGGGCGGCTGGCGGGCGACTATCTTTCCATGCGCTTCGGCCCGGTGACGATGGCGCGGGTCTGCTGCTCGATCGGCCTCGCCGGCCTGACGCTGATGGTTCTGGCCACCTCGCCGCTCTTCGTGATCCTCGGCGCGGCAGCGGCGGGCTTCGGCGTGTCGATCATCTTCCCGCTCGCCGTTTCCGCCGCAGCCGGACGCGAGGGATCGTCGGCCGTCAACGTCGCGGCGCTGTCGCTGCTGTCGTTCACCGGCTTCCTGATCGGCCCGCCCGTCATCGGTTTCGTCACCGAATTCGCCGGCCTCCGGATCGGCCTCGGTACGCTGCTGATCCCGGCGCTCGCCAGCCTGCTGCTCTCCGGCCAGGTTCGCGTCCGCCCACGCCGGATCGAGCCCGATGCGATCGGCGCGGTTCGCAGCGGGGCGTGA
- a CDS encoding TerC family protein, translated as MNFELFFQAGAWASLLTLTAMEIVLGIDNIVFISVLVSRLPAESSKKARQIGLALALVFRIALLVVLSWLIGLTEPVVTAFGLSLSWRDLILLAGGLFLIYKSTHEIHQGVEGSHEDGQKPVQASFAAIVSQIIVIDMVFSVDSIITAIGMAEHVEIMILAVIIAMGVMYLASGAISSFIERHPTTKMLALAFLLMIGIALVADGLGFHIPRGYIYAAMAFSAFVEVLNVAAKRGPKKS; from the coding sequence ATGAATTTCGAACTCTTCTTTCAAGCCGGCGCCTGGGCGAGCCTTCTGACGCTGACCGCGATGGAGATCGTGCTCGGCATCGACAACATCGTGTTCATTTCCGTGCTGGTCAGCCGATTGCCGGCGGAAAGCTCCAAGAAAGCACGCCAGATCGGCCTTGCCCTGGCGCTCGTCTTCCGCATCGCGCTGCTCGTCGTCCTCTCCTGGCTCATCGGGCTGACGGAGCCCGTGGTCACGGCCTTCGGCCTCTCGCTCTCCTGGCGCGATCTGATCCTGCTCGCCGGTGGCCTCTTCCTGATCTACAAATCGACGCACGAGATCCACCAGGGCGTCGAGGGCTCGCACGAGGACGGCCAGAAGCCGGTCCAGGCCAGCTTCGCGGCGATCGTCTCGCAGATCATCGTCATCGACATGGTGTTCTCGGTCGATTCGATCATCACGGCGATCGGGATGGCCGAGCATGTCGAGATCATGATCCTCGCCGTCATCATTGCGATGGGCGTGATGTATCTGGCCTCGGGAGCCATCTCGTCCTTCATCGAGCGCCATCCGACGACCAAGATGCTGGCGCTCGCCTTCCTGCTGATGATCGGCATCGCGCTCGTCGCCGATGGTCTCGGCTTCCACATCCCACGCGGCTACATCTACGCGGCGATGGCCTTCTCGGCCTTTGTCGAAGTGCTCAATGTCGCCGCCAAGCGAGGGCCGAAAAAGAGCTGA
- the hspQ gene encoding heat shock protein HspQ produces MGQTRSAKFQIGQIVRHRVFPFRGVIYDVDPVFANTEEWWLSIPEEVRPSKDQPFYHLLAENDESEYVAYVSEQNLVADGSEEPLRHAQIGDYFDGRDGDLYVSRDRGLN; encoded by the coding sequence ATGGGTCAGACGCGTTCCGCCAAGTTTCAGATCGGACAGATCGTCCGCCACCGCGTATTCCCATTTCGCGGCGTGATCTATGACGTCGATCCGGTTTTCGCCAATACCGAGGAATGGTGGCTGTCGATCCCGGAGGAGGTGCGTCCCTCGAAGGACCAGCCCTTCTATCATCTGCTCGCCGAGAACGACGAGAGCGAATATGTCGCCTATGTCTCGGAGCAGAACCTCGTCGCCGACGGCTCGGAAGAGCCGCTGCGCCACGCCCAGATCGGTGATTATTTCGACGGCCGCGACGGCGATCTCTATGTCTCGCGAGACCGCGGCCTGAACTGA
- a CDS encoding CDP-alcohol phosphatidyltransferase family protein, translating to MPKRRGWPRTESWAVHLLTASGAAFAVLATLSAFESNWTATFAWLGAALFVDGIDGPLARTFKVEERVPWFDGAILDLVIDYATYVFIPALMLARADIMPPLLAIPAAIAVAVIGAIYFADTRMKTVDFGFRGFPAVWNAVVFVLVAFALPPYAGAALIALFLVLTFTPVEFIHPFRVRQARPLTLTMTLAWAVFALLAVLADLKPSAAILWGLGISSAYLALIGAFLQAARLWRRRSASSA from the coding sequence ATGCCGAAGCGGCGGGGCTGGCCGCGCACGGAAAGCTGGGCCGTGCATCTTCTCACGGCGAGCGGGGCGGCCTTCGCCGTACTGGCAACGCTTTCCGCCTTTGAGAGCAACTGGACGGCGACCTTCGCCTGGCTCGGCGCAGCGCTCTTCGTCGATGGCATAGACGGGCCGCTCGCCCGCACCTTCAAGGTCGAGGAGCGCGTGCCCTGGTTCGACGGCGCGATCCTCGATCTCGTCATCGATTATGCGACCTATGTGTTCATTCCGGCGCTGATGCTGGCCCGCGCCGACATCATGCCGCCACTTCTGGCGATTCCTGCCGCGATCGCGGTGGCGGTGATCGGCGCGATCTATTTCGCCGATACGCGGATGAAGACGGTCGATTTCGGCTTCCGGGGGTTTCCAGCCGTCTGGAACGCGGTTGTCTTCGTCCTCGTCGCCTTTGCGCTGCCGCCCTATGCCGGCGCCGCGCTGATCGCGCTTTTTTTGGTGCTGACCTTCACACCGGTTGAGTTCATTCACCCCTTCCGGGTCCGGCAGGCCCGGCCGCTGACACTCACCATGACCTTGGCTTGGGCCGTCTTCGCGCTTCTCGCAGTGCTGGCGGATCTGAAGCCATCGGCAGCCATTCTCTGGGGGCTCGGCATCAGTTCAGCTTATCTTGCGCTGATCGGAGCCTTTCTTCAGGCTGCGCGTCTATGGAGACGGCGCAGCGCATCGAGCGCCTGA
- a CDS encoding LysR family transcriptional regulator: MDGAGSRAGHVSAASLARLFHTPSLLYFVSVAETLSMRETARRLNIASSAVARQIGHLEETLGFKLFSRERRRLRLTPAGEILLRHARELTHPLEAAVSELDLLAGLQSGSVRIATVESVGLSILPRLIAEFGRRYPRLKVETRVAPASDVVELVAAGEADMGFAFLARATRHVEIAVRRDLPIGVVIRSDHPLAAAQALSFADCFAHPCAVPARGLSIREVIDPFLVPFGDLPRSVVEANSVRMLYELARSGHYAAFLTPLGIEREIMSGEVLFRPLTERGLPLNRFGMIVRSQSSLRFAPAAFFDMARIYFDTAGNLSEFPAGP, from the coding sequence ATGGATGGAGCGGGTTCGCGGGCGGGCCATGTCTCGGCGGCCTCACTCGCCCGGCTTTTTCACACCCCTTCCCTGCTCTATTTCGTCTCGGTGGCCGAGACGCTGTCGATGCGCGAGACGGCACGGCGGCTCAACATCGCGTCCTCGGCGGTAGCCAGGCAGATCGGCCATCTGGAAGAGACGCTGGGCTTCAAGCTGTTTTCACGTGAGAGGCGGCGACTACGGCTTACCCCGGCCGGCGAGATCCTGCTGCGTCACGCCCGCGAGCTGACCCATCCCCTGGAAGCCGCGGTCTCGGAGCTCGATCTGCTCGCAGGTCTCCAGTCCGGCTCCGTCCGCATCGCCACTGTCGAGAGTGTCGGCCTGTCGATCCTGCCGCGGCTGATCGCCGAATTCGGCCGCCGCTATCCGCGGCTGAAGGTCGAGACTCGGGTGGCACCGGCCTCCGACGTGGTCGAGCTGGTCGCCGCCGGAGAGGCCGACATGGGTTTCGCCTTCCTGGCGCGGGCAACCCGCCATGTCGAAATCGCCGTCCGCCGCGACCTGCCGATCGGCGTGGTGATCCGGTCTGATCACCCCCTGGCGGCAGCGCAAGCGCTCTCTTTCGCCGATTGCTTCGCCCATCCCTGCGCCGTGCCGGCGCGGGGATTGTCGATCCGCGAAGTCATCGACCCGTTCCTGGTGCCATTCGGTGATCTGCCGCGCTCTGTGGTCGAGGCGAATTCCGTGCGCATGCTCTATGAGCTAGCTCGCTCGGGCCACTACGCCGCATTCCTGACGCCGCTCGGCATCGAGCGCGAGATCATGTCGGGCGAGGTGTTGTTCCGCCCGCTCACCGAGCGCGGCCTGCCGCTCAACCGCTTCGGCATGATCGTGCGATCGCAAAGCAGCCTTCGCTTCGCGCCCGCTGCCTTCTTCGACATGGCGCGCATCTATTTCGACACGGCCGGAAACCTGAGCGAGTTTCCGGCCGGTCCATGA
- the xdhB gene encoding xanthine dehydrogenase molybdopterin binding subunit — protein MPPSDVLIPDSELAVVRKPLPHDSAPRHVTGAAAYIDDIREPAGTLHVAPGYAPIAAGRLLDVDLSAVSASPGVVAVMTAADLPGANDISPKLIGDDPALADGEIRFHGQVVFIVIAETRDQARRAAKKAKFATEAAKPVIDVDEASDTVLPDYAFLRGDPDAAIAGAPVKFSDSFRIGGQEHFYLEGQVSMAVPGEAGEIFVYASTQHPSEVQHVVAHALHLPTSAVTVEIRRMGGGFGGKESQATQWAVLAAVAAWKTGVPCKMRLDRDDDMIMTGKRHDFRVDYSVGHDEDGVLTAVDVAFAARCGHSEDLSMGVVDRTMFHADNSYFYPECRVLTRRYRTNTCSNTAFRGFGGPQGMVFAERMMDQIAYRLGKDPLDVRKANFYAAGRDRTPYGQQVTDNLLPELVAELEAKSDYRARREEIAAWNAESRILKRGLALTPIKFGISFTLMPLNQAGALVHLYRDGSLHLNHGGTEMGQGLFLKVAQVVAEEFGVDLGKVAITATRTDKVPNTSPTAASAGTDLNAMAAVDACGQIKERLYAFIEQKWQIRRHQVRFRDNQVFFGNRAMSLGELANAAYLERVSLSAAGHYKTPVISWNRDKAEGRPFFYFAYGASCSEVTIDTMTGEMKVDRIDVLHDVGKSLNPAIDIGQIEGGFVQGMGWLTTEELVWDSQGRLRTHAPSTYKIPAASDIPEHFRVELFQSDGAREKTIYRSKAVGEPPLMLPISVWCAIANAIASLRPGGVPKLNAPATPEAILKSVRAMVAGD, from the coding sequence ATGCCGCCGAGTGACGTTCTCATTCCCGATTCGGAGCTTGCCGTCGTCCGCAAGCCGCTGCCGCATGACAGCGCGCCGCGCCACGTGACGGGCGCCGCAGCCTATATCGACGATATACGCGAGCCGGCCGGCACGCTGCATGTCGCGCCGGGCTATGCGCCGATCGCTGCAGGCCGCCTGCTCGATGTCGATCTCTCAGCCGTGAGCGCATCGCCTGGCGTCGTCGCGGTGATGACGGCGGCGGACCTGCCGGGCGCCAACGACATCTCGCCGAAGCTGATTGGCGACGATCCGGCGCTTGCCGACGGCGAGATCCGCTTCCACGGCCAGGTCGTGTTCATCGTCATCGCCGAGACGCGCGACCAGGCACGGCGCGCGGCGAAGAAGGCGAAATTCGCCACCGAGGCCGCCAAGCCCGTCATCGATGTCGACGAGGCGAGCGACACCGTCCTTCCGGACTATGCGTTCCTCAGGGGCGACCCGGACGCCGCCATCGCCGGCGCGCCAGTAAAATTCTCCGACAGTTTCCGCATCGGCGGGCAGGAGCATTTCTACCTCGAGGGCCAGGTCTCGATGGCCGTGCCGGGCGAGGCGGGCGAGATATTCGTCTATGCCTCGACGCAGCATCCAAGCGAGGTGCAGCACGTCGTCGCCCATGCGCTGCATCTGCCGACCAGCGCCGTGACGGTCGAGATCCGCCGCATGGGTGGCGGCTTCGGCGGCAAGGAGAGCCAGGCGACTCAATGGGCCGTATTGGCGGCCGTCGCAGCCTGGAAGACCGGCGTGCCGTGCAAGATGCGGCTCGACCGTGACGACGACATGATCATGACCGGCAAGCGGCATGATTTCCGCGTCGATTATTCGGTCGGCCATGACGAGGACGGCGTGCTCACGGCGGTCGATGTCGCGTTTGCGGCGCGCTGCGGCCACTCCGAGGATCTCTCCATGGGCGTCGTCGACCGGACGATGTTCCACGCCGACAATTCCTATTTCTACCCCGAGTGCCGGGTGCTGACGCGGCGCTACCGCACCAATACCTGTTCCAACACCGCGTTCCGCGGTTTCGGCGGGCCGCAGGGCATGGTGTTCGCCGAGCGGATGATGGACCAGATCGCCTATCGGCTCGGCAAGGATCCGCTCGATGTCCGCAAGGCGAATTTCTATGCCGCCGGACGCGACCGCACACCCTATGGCCAGCAGGTTACCGACAATCTGCTGCCGGAACTGGTGGCCGAACTGGAGGCGAAGAGCGACTATCGCGCCCGCCGCGAGGAGATCGCCGCCTGGAACGCCGAGAGCCGCATCCTGAAGCGCGGCCTGGCGCTGACGCCGATCAAGTTCGGCATCTCCTTCACGCTGATGCCGCTCAACCAGGCCGGCGCGCTGGTCCATCTCTATCGCGACGGTTCGCTGCATCTGAACCATGGCGGCACCGAGATGGGGCAGGGGCTCTTTCTCAAGGTGGCGCAGGTCGTCGCCGAGGAATTCGGCGTCGATCTCGGCAAGGTCGCGATCACGGCGACGCGCACCGACAAGGTGCCCAACACCTCGCCCACCGCCGCCTCCGCCGGCACGGACCTCAATGCCATGGCGGCGGTCGATGCCTGCGGGCAGATCAAGGAGCGGCTTTACGCCTTCATCGAGCAGAAATGGCAGATCCGCCGCCATCAGGTGAGATTCCGGGATAATCAGGTCTTCTTCGGCAATCGCGCCATGAGCCTCGGCGAACTCGCCAACGCCGCCTATCTGGAGCGCGTCTCGCTCTCGGCCGCCGGCCACTACAAGACGCCGGTTATTTCTTGGAATCGCGACAAGGCGGAGGGCCGGCCGTTCTTCTATTTCGCCTATGGCGCCTCCTGCTCCGAGGTCACCATCGATACGATGACCGGCGAGATGAAGGTCGATCGGATCGACGTGCTGCATGATGTCGGCAAATCGCTTAATCCGGCCATCGATATCGGCCAGATCGAGGGCGGCTTCGTGCAGGGCATGGGCTGGCTGACGACGGAGGAGCTGGTCTGGGATAGTCAGGGCCGTCTGCGGACGCATGCGCCCTCGACCTACAAGATCCCGGCCGCCTCGGACATTCCCGAGCATTTCCGCGTCGAGCTGTTTCAGTCGGACGGCGCGCGCGAGAAGACGATCTATCGCTCCAAGGCCGTGGGCGAGCCGCCCTTGATGCTGCCGATCTCCGTTTGGTGCGCCATCGCCAATGCGATCGCGAGCCTGCGGCCCGGCGGCGTACCAAAGCTGAATGCCCCGGCGACGCCCGAGGCGATCCTGAAGTCGGTCCGGGCCATGGTGGCGGGAGACTGA
- the xdhA gene encoding xanthine dehydrogenase small subunit: MRDTVRFVRRGQIVEIGNIDPMTTLLDHLRLAEGATGTKEGCGEGDCGACTVAIGRQKDGQVVYQPVNACIQLLGMIDGTEIVAVEDLATGAELHPIQTAMVEKHASQCGFCTPGFVMSLFTLYQSTEGPVTRGAVNDCIAGNLCRCTGYRPIVEAALSVCSQERADKFRDANADTAGILQFLSDGRDLFIGDHERFFAAPASIDGLATLYERHPTAVIVAGATDVGLWITKQLRDIPKIIHIGRVPGLDGIEDTGRELLIGAAATYADVEPYAHAIDPDFGELFRRIGSKQVRASGTVGGNVANGSPIGDTPPALIALGATMELRKGERSRVLPVEDFYIEYGKQNRASGEFVTGLMIPRLKADQVFRCYKVTKRFDQDISSVMGAFRFTLDAGGMIREARIAYGGMAGTPKRAKHAESALTGSSIRDSAAWSKAFAALKEDFTPLDDHRASAAYRAETAHALLGKALLESAGTSTHRTRLIGRREAIHAAE, from the coding sequence ATGCGCGATACCGTCCGTTTCGTCCGCCGCGGCCAGATCGTCGAGATCGGCAATATCGATCCGATGACGACGCTGCTCGACCATCTGCGCCTCGCCGAGGGAGCCACGGGAACCAAGGAGGGCTGCGGGGAGGGCGATTGCGGCGCATGCACCGTGGCGATTGGCCGGCAGAAGGACGGCCAGGTCGTCTATCAGCCCGTCAATGCCTGCATCCAGTTGCTCGGCATGATCGACGGCACCGAGATCGTCGCGGTCGAAGACCTCGCCACCGGCGCGGAGCTGCACCCGATCCAGACGGCCATGGTCGAGAAGCACGCCTCGCAATGCGGCTTCTGCACGCCGGGCTTCGTCATGAGCCTGTTCACCCTCTACCAGTCGACCGAGGGGCCGGTGACGCGCGGCGCCGTCAACGATTGCATTGCCGGCAATCTCTGCCGCTGCACCGGCTATCGGCCGATCGTCGAGGCGGCGCTCTCCGTCTGCTCGCAGGAGCGGGCGGATAAGTTCCGCGACGCCAATGCCGATACGGCCGGCATATTGCAGTTCCTTTCCGATGGACGAGATCTGTTCATCGGCGACCATGAACGCTTCTTCGCTGCGCCCGCCTCGATCGATGGACTCGCGACGCTCTATGAGCGCCATCCGACCGCCGTGATCGTCGCCGGCGCCACCGATGTCGGCCTCTGGATCACCAAGCAGCTGCGCGACATTCCGAAGATCATCCATATCGGCCGCGTGCCCGGGCTCGACGGCATCGAGGATACGGGCCGCGAACTGCTGATCGGCGCCGCGGCGACCTATGCCGATGTCGAGCCCTATGCTCACGCGATCGATCCGGATTTCGGCGAACTTTTCCGGCGCATTGGCTCCAAGCAGGTGCGCGCCAGCGGCACGGTCGGCGGCAATGTCGCCAATGGTTCGCCGATCGGCGATACGCCGCCGGCTCTGATCGCGCTCGGCGCTACGATGGAACTCCGTAAAGGCGAGCGCTCGCGCGTGCTGCCGGTCGAGGATTTCTACATCGAATATGGCAAGCAGAACCGCGCCTCCGGCGAGTTCGTCACCGGGTTGATGATCCCGCGCCTGAAGGCCGATCAGGTCTTCCGCTGCTACAAGGTGACGAAGCGCTTCGACCAGGACATTTCGTCGGTGATGGGCGCTTTCCGCTTCACGCTCGATGCCGGCGGCATGATCCGCGAGGCCCGCATCGCCTATGGCGGAATGGCCGGCACCCCGAAGCGGGCAAAGCATGCCGAAAGCGCGCTGACCGGCTCGTCGATCCGCGATTCGGCCGCCTGGTCGAAGGCGTTCGCGGCGCTGAAGGAAGACTTCACGCCGCTCGACGACCACCGCGCCAGCGCCGCCTATCGCGCCGAGACCGCGCATGCGCTGCTCGGCAAGGCACTGCTCGAATCGGCAGGTACCTCGACACACCGCACCCGCCTCATCGGCCGCAGGGAGGCTATCCATGCCGCCGAGTGA